A region from the Candidatus Krumholzibacteriia bacterium genome encodes:
- the rpsL gene encoding 30S ribosomal protein S12, which yields MPTISQLVRSGRKTLKVKGKSPALRNNPQKRGVCTRVYTSTPKKPNSALRKVARVRLTNGIEVTAYIPGEGHNLQEHSIVLIRGGRVKDLPGVRYHIIRGTLDSTGVEGRRKSRSKYGVKRPKG from the coding sequence TTGCCGACGATCAGTCAGCTGGTGCGGAGTGGTCGGAAGACGCTGAAGGTGAAGGGCAAGTCGCCGGCGCTGCGGAACAACCCGCAGAAGCGCGGCGTCTGCACCCGCGTCTACACCTCGACGCCCAAGAAACCCAATTCCGCCCTGCGCAAGGTGGCGCGCGTGCGTCTGACCAACGGGATCGAGGTCACGGCCTACATCCCCGGTGAAGGCCACAACCTCCAGGAGCACTCCATCGTGCTCATCCGGGGCGGGCGCGTGAAGGATCTGCCGGGGGTGCGCTACCACATCATCCGCGGCACCCTGGACTCGACGGGTGTCGAGGGGCGGCGCAAGTCGCGTTCGAAGTACGGGGTCAAGCGCCCCAAGGGATAG
- the rpsG gene encoding 30S ribosomal protein S7 yields the protein MPRRKEIDRREVEPDSRYNSTLVHQFINYLMERGKKSIAESVFYGAMDMVQERTGQDPMTVFKQALNNVKPTLEVASRRVGGATYQVPTEVRPVRRTALAMRWVIGFARQRKEHSMAEKLGAELMLAYKNEGPSVKKREDTHKMAEANKAFAHYRW from the coding sequence ATGCCGAGACGCAAGGAAATCGATCGGCGCGAGGTGGAGCCGGATTCGCGTTACAACAGCACGCTGGTGCACCAGTTCATCAACTACCTGATGGAGCGCGGCAAGAAGAGCATCGCCGAGTCCGTCTTCTACGGCGCCATGGACATGGTCCAGGAGCGCACCGGCCAGGACCCGATGACGGTGTTCAAGCAGGCGCTCAACAACGTCAAGCCGACGCTGGAAGTGGCGTCCCGGCGCGTCGGCGGTGCCACCTACCAGGTGCCGACCGAGGTGCGCCCGGTGCGGCGCACGGCGCTGGCGATGCGTTGGGTCATCGGCTTCGCCCGGCAGCGCAAGGAGCACTCCATGGCGGAGAAGCTCGGCGCCGAGCTCATGCTGGCCTACAAGAACGAGGGGCCTTCCGTGAAGAAGCGGGAGGACACCCACAAGATGGCCGAGGCCAACAAGGCCTTCGCCCACTATCGCTGGTAG